TTAGGTGAGGAATAAGGTATTAAAATCAAGAGGGTCCATTTTGTCACTTATGTTGCGGGGAGTGGAGATAGTTTGGAATCTGGGCTTGTACTGGTCTAACTTGGTGTATGATTTCCTGGTTGGAAGGGATGAAGAGGTTGTTCCGTATCGTGCTCGACAGCTTAGGAATCTCTTGTGTGATCTTGGGCCTTCCTTTATTAAAGCTGGTCAGGTGTGTTGTTTAGTCTTGTGCTTATACAAGCAATGATTAGTTTAGAGTTTTCCAGTTTATAAGAAGTTTTCTTTCATTTGACAGGTTCTTGCAAATAGGCCAGATATCATTCGAGAAGATTATATGAATGAACTGTGCATTCTTCAAGATGATGTTCCTTCATTTCCCAATGAAGTAAAACTTACCATCGAGTAtcaactgtttttttttaattctatttatgCTAAGCATTTGTCATGCCATTGCCACCTGGATATCATAATTCTGATGTATGACCTAAAAATGTTCTAGATTGCCTTCAGAATCATAGAGGAGGATCTGGGTCAACCCCTTGAAGCTGTTTTCAGCAAAATCTCATCAGAGACAATAGCAGCTGCAAGTTTAGGTCAAGTTTACAGAGCTACTTTACGTGCAACTGGCGAGGATGTTGCTATCAAGGTTTTGTTGTTTTCACCTTGTGTTataactgttttcattttccatAGCTTCTTTGTCAGCTAATAGTTTTTCAAATGATCAGTTAAACTGTTTTGATTAATCTTCTTTTTGCTGCATCTGAGCCATTGCCTTTATGTTCATAACAGTTTAATATCCTGCTGTGATCTGTTTTCTTTGCTAAAAGCATTGTGTTCATAAcagttttacataattattttgttgggTTAATTCATTGATATTTGTCCATTCTGTTCCAAATCTGTTGATtacattccttttttttttttccaatagtcTTTGACTCTTTGTTTATAATTAGTGATATAAGAATTTtgactttttccttttttctagtTTCTACTTGTTTTGATGTTTTCCTAATTACTGTTGTCAAATATGactttaatttatcaaaatactacttatcaatttttttttcttatcaaaatACTTTTATGGTTTTATATGATTAAAGTGCTGCAAATGAATTGCTAAAATTTAAACAGAGGGGAAAGAGTAAAGTTTTAGAACAATATTAAACCCACTGCTAAAGACACACTTTGGTGTACTTGCAGGTTCAGAGGCCAGGGATAGAgcccattatatatcgagaccttTTCCTATTCCGCACTTTGGCTTCATTCTTAAACGGCATTAGCATACAGAAATTGGGATGTAATGCTGAGCTGATTGTTGATGAATTTGGTGAAAAGCTTTTGGAAGAGCTTGATTATACCCTGGTAACTTCTCAGCACTGCCTTGTGTTTGTCAATGGTAGTTTAATGTGTGCTTTGAACTTGTCAATGCACCAAATAttgtttcttggcattttgagTGTTTCTTCATTGGAtatttgttataaataaatttactgATTTCTCTATCTATATTTCAGGAAGCCCGTAATCTTGAAGACTTTcttgagaattttaaaaatgaccCTACTGTCAAAATTCCTCAGGTTTACAAACAATTTTCTGGTCAACGTGTGCTGGTAATGGAATGGATTGATGGTATCAGGTGTACCAATCCACAGGTTTGTTTATTTGGACTGGTGatgattataatatatattgtatCTATAGTGAATCAAAATgatttgttgtcttgttttgggTTAATAATTTTCCTTCTTGTGAATCAGGCCATCAAAGAAGCCGGTATTGACGTAGATGGATTTTTAACAATTGGAGTGAGTGCTGCCCTACGACAATTGTTGGAATTTGGATTATTTCATGGAGACCCTCACCCTGGAAATATTTTTGCCATGCGTGATGGGAGAATTGCATATGTAGACTTTGGCAATGTTGCTGTTCTCAGTCAGGTAATTCTTCATATGCCAAGCATGTAGGGCAATGATCATTGCATTTTTCTCTCTCTGATCAATTATTGTTTTGGTATGCTATAAAATAACGGCATATGATGAAATGTTTAGTTGTGTTCATCCATAAGGTGAATTTGGATTTAAGGTTAACAGAAGTGGACTAACCATGccttaatatataattcatCTCTGGGAATGTTTGTCATTGCATCATATGCCTAAAGTTATAATATATGTTAGTTTAAACCCATGTGTTGCACTTTACATGTTTTGCTGTAATGAATATGATCTCCCTTACTTTCTTTGATGTGAGAGAAGAATATCATTTGTCTTAGTACACAGCTGCTTTGAAAATCATGTGACTATTTTTATATCTATATTTCCCCCATTCCCCCCACAGATGACCACcaagcaattttttttcttgcatgtgTTTGAATATTTCgagttatataataattttacatgtGCTATATTATCTGGTTTTTGCAGCAGAGTAAAAAACCTTTAAGCTGAAGTAATAAATGATATAATTGCCAAATGTTTTAAAAGATTTTCATACTGCCCATGCCTTTTAATTTGATCTTATTCCATTAAATTTTGGAGGATTATGGCCACTATACATAGCTATATGTTGTATAGTTAAAATTCTAACTCTGAATTGGATTTATTATATCCCTAAAATAAGGGAatgtttatcaaattttatccttatttttttagtttctcatgAAAGTAAGAAAACTTTCTATGCAGTTGAACGGAGTGCACACTTATTATCCACTAACATtgacattctttttttttttttaataaacgaaaaaaatatattagagagAGAGATATATGAAAGTCAAGGGATTATATATTATTGTCTGAAGGCAAAAGAAAAGACAAAGAATGCCCAGTCAGTGATGAAATACATCGTTATATCTAATAAATCCTgttgaatacattttttttttatcagcaaaaataatattatattataaataattcagtACAAGGGGTACTGATGAGTGTACAGATCTTGAGCCTCCTGTTGAATACATGGATGGGGAACTTCTTTGAAACGATCATTGATCAAGTATCACATTGTATTAAACTTTAATattgagaaagagagagaatgagaatggaggaaaatattattcaacCCAAACGGTTAGGGATTACAAGACTGGTACTTATAGTACCTTAGAGAACTAACTATCCTAACAGTTAGTTTACACTTTACATCACTGTCAACAGCTGTCATAACTAGAGACAGTTGTCATAACTACAGATCCTAGAACTATAGTTTAGAGCTGACAGGTAAAAAAGAATACAGAGTAATATACTCTAATACATTGAATGAAAGaagtaaaaacaattttatttcataaaagaaaaataagcaatAATTCTGGCTCTAGTATTTACTGTTGTATTATGTAAGAACAAGACTAATTGGATGGTTTTCTGTCTTGGGAGtgcttcaaattcaaatgaaattaacCCCAGAAGCATAAGTTGCAGCCAATTGAAGATCCTTGGCTAGCAACATCCTAGACATTAATCATATACAACTATCAACTGTGTGCATTGGTGTTTGACATGTGTAGTTCATAGTATTCATAGATGTGCCTTTTATGAGGgtgcttttatattttttgacaaGTTAATGCCTTCTGTTTTTCTTAGATAAAAAGGGTTTGTGTGGATATGTTTATGGTGTCCTGCTGAATTGGCACAAATACACCTATTGCGTACACATTTGAGAATCTATTATGTAAATGGGAAAATATTTTGCTTTTAGGATGACTTCCATTATAATCTTGAGTATggaatttttctttgttttgcacTTCATAGTTCATACTTTTTGTGGCTGACAACATGTTGATCTGGTTCTATTTCTTCAGCAAAATAAACAGATTTTAATTGATGCCGTTGTCCATGCTGTGAATGAGGACTATGCTGAGATGGCTAATGATTTCACCAGATTAGGCTTCCTGACCCCAGGGACTGATGTGACTCCTATAATTCCTGCTTTGGAAGCAATTTGGCAGAACTCTGCTGGAAAAGGACTGTCAGATTTTAATTTTCGTAGTGTCACAGGTAGGCACTTTCCCttgattatttaatataaatagctATTACTATAATGTTACCATTTGACCGTCCTCCAATGCTTATTGAAATAAGTTTTCCATTTGAGATTGAATTTTCTTGTCTTGTTAAATGGAGGAGTTAAAAGTAACAAGCCATAATGAATACTCTCTGAAGCTGAAAGAGGACAAATCACAAGGACTCTTAGTTTCACGTTGTATGACTATGTTGTTCCATCTTATTCTTACCTCTTAATATCACATTTTCCCCAAGTGATATTTATGGAGGGTGTCactatttatgggaggaggaaCAAATCTTTTTTCTTATACAGTAATACAGGGATCAAAAActaatttacattatttttttatgattctgTAGTTACGTATTGATTGTAATTagactttagtttttttaatgctttaatcacattttaatgatattttaatgaaatatactGCAGGAAAGTTTAACCAGTTGGTTTACAATTATCCCATTCGAATCCCAGAAAGGTTTTCACTTGTAATTCGTTCTTTATTGACCCAAGAAGGCATCTGTTTTACCATGAAACCTGACTTCAAATTTCTTGAGGTAAAAGCTCCCATTTTTGTGACTTGTTCTGATTTCAAGTTGATTTGAAAACTGCATGCtacttattttcaaaaggcaTTTTTTATGAAGTTCTAAATACTTTCGTCGAACAAAACAAATACTTCATCCTCATTGTAAATGAATCAGTTTGAGCAACTGTCAAAACTGTCCTTTCTCTATCATACCTTATTTTTCAGTCTAATATGAACCCCAGTATTACAAATAGGTTGCCTATCCTTATGTGGCTAAGCGACTACTGACAGACCCAAATCCAGCTCTACGTGAACGCCTCATACAGGTTAGTAATTCTGTTCAAAATGCATAAGCTTTTTtgcatataaattttattctgtATAATCTACATTCCTCAAATTAAAAGAGGCTCATTTTTtgtgatatatatttaaaatttggaaTCAACGTCAAGAAGTATCATATGTCGGGTAAGAAATTTTACAATGGCAGGTTTTCCTTGTTGAGGAAGGGGTGGGGATGAAAGATGACCACGGGATTCCATAGTGCCATACTGCCATGCAATAGTACCATTTTAGCTGCTACATTTGAATTCATATGCTAAGTATTTTGCTTTATAATGGTCATTGGAGATAATGCTAGTTATACATGATGGGTTTAATTCTGAAGCAGATGCCTATATTTGTACACCATGACATCATGTCTTTTTGGTGTCTTTAATCCAATATCTTCACCTGTGTTATAGTGGTGAAAGGTGATTctgttatattattaataatggaACGGAATCAATATGTGGCTGCACAATTCAGTCAGTCATGCTAGAAGTTTGATTTGCTGCAAAGTTCCTTCCATATTTCTCTCTTCACTCTGCTAACTAGGTCAAGGCACTAGGTTCAAGTGGCCCTTTATGTGAAATTTTCAGTGCACTACCTGGGAGATATCTTAGCAAGTATTAAGTAGCAACCAATAATTaatccaaagtatttttggtatTCTTTCTTCCTCTAAGACTCTGAATGCTAACTTAATCATACTTGCTATGTAATTGTAAACATTTTGCTCCTTGTTTGATATACTTTCTTGTTTCAGGTTCTATTCAAAGATGGCCTTTTCCAGTGGAAACGGCTTGAAAACCTTATTGTTCTTGCAAAGGAAAATGTGGCCAAGATGAGCAACAATCCAGCATTGCAAGTGAAAAA
This region of Glycine soja cultivar W05 chromosome 17, ASM419377v2, whole genome shotgun sequence genomic DNA includes:
- the LOC114393734 gene encoding protein ACTIVITY OF BC1 COMPLEX KINASE 1, chloroplastic isoform X1; its protein translation is MDSIYASSTCTVPHLLRRETLFLPRTSIPSSSLRRAKKARRARVSSSASTTTTASSIASNGAVSRALQGVSNKSNTALEQLDIERGVCIPFRKYSPEIVRNKVLKSRGSILSLMLRGVEIVWNLGLYWSNLVYDFLVGRDEEVVPYRARQLRNLLCDLGPSFIKAGQVLANRPDIIREDYMNELCILQDDVPSFPNEIAFRIIEEDLGQPLEAVFSKISSETIAAASLGQVYRATLRATGEDVAIKVQRPGIEPIIYRDLFLFRTLASFLNGISIQKLGCNAELIVDEFGEKLLEELDYTLEARNLEDFLENFKNDPTVKIPQVYKQFSGQRVLVMEWIDGIRCTNPQAIKEAGIDVDGFLTIGVSAALRQLLEFGLFHGDPHPGNIFAMRDGRIAYVDFGNVAVLSQQNKQILIDAVVHAVNEDYAEMANDFTRLGFLTPGTDVTPIIPALEAIWQNSAGKGLSDFNFRSVTGKFNQLVYNYPIRIPERFSLVIRSLLTQEGICFTMKPDFKFLEVAYPYVAKRLLTDPNPALRERLIQVLFKDGLFQWKRLENLIVLAKENVAKMSNNPALQVKNTQSQRDLKVERKLDLTGTIKDGARLFFVDEGIRRQLLLALTEDSKLHIEELVDVYRLVEDQIDIPSVAVEVARDFPTVVRDLLLSWSESILSDR
- the LOC114393734 gene encoding protein ACTIVITY OF BC1 COMPLEX KINASE 1, chloroplastic isoform X3, whose translation is MDSIYASSTCTVPHLLRRETLFLPRTSIPSSSLRRAKKARRARVSSSASTTTTASSIASNGAVSRALQGVSNKSNTALEQLDIERGVCIPFRKYSPEIVRNKVLKSRGSILSLMLRGVEIVWNLGLYWSNLVYDFLVGRDEEVVPYRARQLRNLLCDLGPSFIKAGQVLANRPDIIREDYMNELCILQDDVPSFPNEIAFRIIEEDLGQPLEAVFSKISSETIAAASLGQVYRATLRATGEDVAIKVQRPGIEPIIYRDLFLFRTLASFLNGISIQKLGCNAELIVDEFGEKLLEELDYTLEARNLEDFLENFKNDPTVKIPQVYKQFSGQRVLVMEWIDGIRCTNPQAIKEAGIDVDGFLTIGVSAALRQLLEFGLFHGDPHPGNIFAMRDGRIAYVDFGNVAVLSQQNKQILIDAVVHAVNEDYAEMANDFTRLGFLTPGTDVTPIIPALEAIWQNSAGKGLSDFNFRSVTGKFNQLVYNYPIRIPERFSLVIRSLLTQEGICFTMKPDFKFLEVAYPYVAKRLLTDPNPALRERLIQCTTWEIS
- the LOC114393734 gene encoding protein ACTIVITY OF BC1 COMPLEX KINASE 1, chloroplastic isoform X2, which produces MLRGVEIVWNLGLYWSNLVYDFLVGRDEEVVPYRARQLRNLLCDLGPSFIKAGQVLANRPDIIREDYMNELCILQDDVPSFPNEIAFRIIEEDLGQPLEAVFSKISSETIAAASLGQVYRATLRATGEDVAIKVQRPGIEPIIYRDLFLFRTLASFLNGISIQKLGCNAELIVDEFGEKLLEELDYTLEARNLEDFLENFKNDPTVKIPQVYKQFSGQRVLVMEWIDGIRCTNPQAIKEAGIDVDGFLTIGVSAALRQLLEFGLFHGDPHPGNIFAMRDGRIAYVDFGNVAVLSQQNKQILIDAVVHAVNEDYAEMANDFTRLGFLTPGTDVTPIIPALEAIWQNSAGKGLSDFNFRSVTGKFNQLVYNYPIRIPERFSLVIRSLLTQEGICFTMKPDFKFLEVAYPYVAKRLLTDPNPALRERLIQVLFKDGLFQWKRLENLIVLAKENVAKMSNNPALQVKNTQSQRDLKVERKLDLTGTIKDGARLFFVDEGIRRQLLLALTEDSKLHIEELVDVYRLVEDQIDIPSVAVEVARDFPTVVRDLLLSWSESILSDR